The genomic stretch CGAATTTAGGTCAATAAAGTGTGTTGGAATTGGAGAATGTATTGATGCATGCCCCTATAACAACATATTTATTTATGATGTCAGAAATTGGATTAAAGAAAGATTTAGAGGGAAGTAAAATTTTTCCTCTGATTTTCACTCTTTCCCTACTAGCTACTATAATGGTTGCTATTATAGTTTATACTATTTATTCTGTTTCCTATAAAATAAAATCTGAAATTGGCTTATTCTTCGCATTTTTTGTATTAATAATGATGATTACAATGTTTATTGGAGCAATAGTTTATTTACTTTCACCTTCTAACATCTCATTGGCTGAGGCAATTATCATAAATAATGCTTCTATGCTTATTCTATTAGTTTATCTATTTATAAATGCAAAAAAACTAACTTCCAATAGAGATTTTTCTAAGATTCATATATTCTCACTTTCAATTCTTACGGTACTAAACGAGATACTCATGGGAGGAGCATTTAGCTTAGCTTACTTTGGCATAAAATACTTTTTAACTTTCTATTCAGCGTTTTTAACTACCCTAAATTCATACTGGTTTTTCTATCCAATGATGGCTGAAATGTTAGCCTTATATTTAATTGATTATTTAAAATCAAGAGTAAATAAAGAATTATTTGCTTTAATTGGAATAACAACATTTCCTCCAACCATATTTAACTTTTCTCAGTGGATATACTCTAGTATATTTATTGACGTCATCCTTTCCTTAATAGGTATAATGAATTCAAAAGGCTTATGGAGATATCTCTACATAGTAACTGTAATAAGTATAATTTCAACATTATTTATACCAACTTTTTTTGATATCATAATTATTATAGATATGATATTATACTATGTGTATTTACTGAATAGGAGTAAGGTATCTTAATAACTCCCTCTCATAAACTACACTCAGTAATCTTCCACTATCATCAACAATGACAACTACGGGCTCTTCAGTTTCTCTGAAAACTCTTAAAACATCTATTACTTTGCTTTTCTTTTCCAATATTTTAACCTCGTTCTTATAAATATCACAAACTTTTAGAATTTCATAATCACTTGGGTCAATTTCCAGTAACTGACTTACTGAAATATAACCTAAAGGTCTAAAATTATCATCGACAATTACTATAGCTCTATAACCTCTTTCATTAATTATTCCTATTGCTTCTCTTAATGTTTGATAGCAATTTACCACAGTTTGATTTTTAATAATGCTTAAAACAGGTTGCTGAAGATTAATTCTATTTTCTTGAATTTTTGGCTTTCCAAATTTCATTCTAAATAAAAGGGGTAAGACTAGGCTGGAAAACGCAATAGCTAAGGAGGAGAAAGAGTATTGATATGGCGTTATTAGATTAGAAGTAAGGGCAGAAATTAATAACGAAACATCCACTCCACCTTTCATTGAAGTTCCAAGTCCGTTTATTACTGGATCTATTTCTTGAATTTTCGCTGAAATTAGACCAGCAAGGAATTTAGATCCTATAGTCACGAGAAAAGTGACTAAGGAAAGAAAAAGTAGTGTTGGAGAAATTTTTACGAAGTATAAGCCTATACTTACAAAAAACAGAGGTTCAAAAAAGCCATATGTGAAAGCTCTCAATCTCTCTATTAAATACGGTCTATCCTTTAGGTAATCCCTCAATAAGAAACCTAAAAATAATGCTGTAATAGCAGAGTTGAAACCTAATACTTCTGCTACATAACCTATAATAAATATAACAGATACTATTGTAGCAAATTCTATTTCTCTGACCTTTACGTAACCCTCAATTAACTCTAATAGTTTAGCAATCTTACCACCACCTAGGAATATAAAAACTACAACAAGTAATATACTGATTATATCTAATAATTGAAATTTTGAAAATATTGCGAAAAGAACAACTGCAACTATTTCATTTAAAACTGACTGATAAAATAATGCTAACCCTATTTTCTGCTTGGATATCCCTAGATCTATTAATAATCTAGTTAAAGGACCAGCACTAGTCATAGCTAAAGGAATTACTAAGAGC from Sulfolobus sp. S-194 encodes the following:
- a CDS encoding cation:proton antiporter; its protein translation is MLKITDNVLTSNEKYLIVSLLVDSLLYLGIMLILAKLAEEAFSRLNLVRFVGPIIVGIILGPGVLNLVKINIIISFITSLGIVFLLFLAGAEELGEKLKVESKDYFSFLIELSLPILIISILLLYFRTFSLLLVIPLAMTSAGPLTRLLIDLGISKQKIGLALFYQSVLNEIVAVVLFAIFSKFQLLDIISILLVVVFIFLGGGKIAKLLELIEGYVKVREIEFATIVSVIFIIGYVAEVLGFNSAITALFLGFLLRDYLKDRPYLIERLRAFTYGFFEPLFFVSIGLYFVKISPTLLFLSLVTFLVTIGSKFLAGLISAKIQEIDPVINGLGTSMKGGVDVSLLISALTSNLITPYQYSFSSLAIAFSSLVLPLLFRMKFGKPKIQENRINLQQPVLSIIKNQTVVNCYQTLREAIGIINERGYRAIVIVDDNFRPLGYISVSQLLEIDPSDYEILKVCDIYKNEVKILEKKSKVIDVLRVFRETEEPVVVIVDDSGRLLSVVYERELLRYLTPIQ